From the Nymphaea colorata isolate Beijing-Zhang1983 unplaced genomic scaffold, ASM883128v2 scaffold0772, whole genome shotgun sequence genome, the window CCGTCGCCGTGGTGCACGTCGATGTCGAGGTAGAGCACGCGCGGGTAGGCCTTCAGCAGCTACAGGATGCACAGCACGATGTCGTTGATGTAGCAGAACCCACTCGCCTCCGACTTCTTCCCGTGGTGGTAGCCCCCAGACCAGTTTATCACGATGTCGCCCTCTCCCGCGATGATGAGGTCGGCTGCGTCGATGCTGCCTCCGGCTGCGAGGCGGCAGAAATCGTAGAGTCCCTCGAAGCCGGGGCAATCCACGGTCTGGTTGATCTTGAAGATGGGATTGAGTTTGGTGTCCTCCCTCATCTTGATCCTCTCGGTCTCGGAGGTGGAATACTGTTCGACGATCTGTTCTGCCTTGGGCGAGACCCAGGACTCGAGGTACTTGATGTAGAGGGGGTGGTGGAAGGCGCAGAGTTCCTCTGAGGTGGCTTCCTTGCTGTGGAACATGCGTAGCTGGGTGGAGAGGCCGTAGTTGTTGATGAGGCTGTGGACCATCTTCATGCGTTTGGTCTTCATGGGGTGCTCCTTGCTGAACTCGTACTTGGTGATGTCCTCGTTGTAAAGGTAGCAGACTTTACGCATCGATAATATTACAAACTCGCCCTCCACTCACACTCATAAATACCGCACAGTTTGTGAGAGTGAGTACAATTCCATCCATAGTCCAAACATAGAAGGGATAACTGCTGTGTTGTGTGTTCGCAATCCATTAGAATTATAATAATAAGTAAGCAGCCATTATGATGAAAGCCCACACCGTTCTTTTGTTGCTCCTTCCGCTAGCCTTCGCAGCCAGATAATGCGCCGATACCAGTTGCTTCGTCAAGAAGCTCTTCGACTTCAGCTATCCCAAGTAGGACGTCTACAGCATCACCCTAAGTACGGATCCTCCGAGACAGGCGGCAACCAGACGCAGATGAACAACTTCATCAAGGCCTACGGGGACTTCAACAGCGACCTCAGGGCGGACTACGTCTCAGTCGACAACAGCTCCAACACCGTCGTCTTCATCTACAGCACTTCCTCCAACCTCTACGAACTCACCTACACCCTCCCTCCCTTCCAGGCCTGCAATCCCATCAACTACTTCCTCTGTAAAACTCCCCTTACCTAGTCGACATCAATTCCGACgggaatttggatataactgTGTGGGGAAGCAACCCAACTGGCAACTGCATGTACCCGCTCATCCAAAATGAATCGGGCATCTTCAACGTTGGAGTGGCCGACACTTTCAACCTCACTGTCGCCACCACCCAGCCGTCGCTATTCGAGTACAATTTGCCAGCAGGCGGCGGCACGGTGAAGACCAATTGCCTGCTCATCTACAACAACGACGCTGGAGTCACCTCCAGGTTCATCCTCTACTTCCAGAGTGGAGCTTAGTAAGCAATCTTTTATAAAGCCAATCGGTGCCTTGGTCGCAGTGGTTCACCACTGCAGGATACTCAAACGTGGCCTTTTCCGACCAGCACTGGAACACCTTCATCGACCTCACCAACGACTGCTTCCCCGACTTCGTCATCACCAACAGCCAGCAGCAGATCTAGTTTTGGATCTACAACAGCTCCTCCTCCACCTTCTTCCTCTGTACTCCTCCATTAAAACAGCCCTGCCCAGACTGTCACCGCCTGCTCTCCCTCAACATCATCGACATCAGTACAGCCTTAGGTTAGCTTAGACTACGACGGTGCTTTGGACCTGATATCGGCGAATCCACCAAGCTCAACATCTACTTGGGCACGCGGACTCTCAACATGGACAGCTCCTTCTGCGTTTACGGCAGCTACAGCTTCAGCTTTTAATCCACTCCAGAGTGTTCGACATTACTGCCAATTTCCCCAACTACGCCATCGTGGAGCAGAACCTGCAGTTCGCCGACCTCAACGTCGACGGCTATCCCGACCTGATCATGCTGGTCAGCATCAACTCCGCCCCCAACTCCCTCCTCGTCTTCGAGAACAAGTTCTAAGGCGGGAGCTACTTCTAGCTTTACGACGCCTACAATAGCAACCTGAATGGCAAGATCGGCGCAGCTGAGGTGGTCACAGCCAGCTTCTTCGACATCCTCGACAATGGGTACTGCTGAAATCACGAAGAATCGTCGACATCTTGGTCAATGTAAACTCGCCCACCGGTGTGGTTTCGCTTGCCTTCTACAATAACTATCTCTACCAGAACAGCTTCTACATTAAGGCCTACGGAACCAACGGGAAAAGCACCAACAGGGGCGCGCAAGTTCCTGGCGTTTCTTTCTACTGGCTCAACAGCGTAGGCAACGCCCAAAAGGTGTCAATCACCACCCAGATTACGCAAACGTCGTACAACTCCTTCCCCATGCCCTACGCGCTGACCGGCCTGGGCCGCGCCAACAACTACGTGGAGATGTTCACCGTTGGAAGGCTGGGAGAGCAGGCGTCCTGGTCGCCCATCATCCCCAACAGCCAGCTCGCCATCTTCGCAGGCAACTAGCCATCCTCGACGTATAAAATGCTTGAGTTAGGTGGGGGATAAAGATATTCATAATGCCGGCCGACTCGCTGGTCTACGTCATCATCGTCTGCATCGTGATCCTGACCATCCTCGGCCTCATCCTGGTCGGCATCAAGATCCACCGCAAGAGGAACGAGGAGGCAGTGGGACTTCTCAACGCCATCTGACCTTGATTTACGATATGGTCTGATTGCTATTCCATTTTACCCTTGGAGTATATACATATTGCGCTGGAATGGTGGTCCAATTAAATGTGAATTTAACtgattctttttaaaattaattcaaaTGGAGGAAGAGCAGGAAAACATCCATCCGAACACGGGTTCTCCGGGGCTGGCCGACGTCATCAGGGAGAACATAAACTTCCAGCTGGACCAGTCCATCAAGCGCACCCTCCTCAAGGAGTCCCTCCTCAAGATCAGCCTCGATAAGGATTTCTCCCACCTCTTCGAGCACCACCTCGCCCAGAAGCAGGACGCCCTCGCCAACGCCGACAACGCCCCGCCCACCAAACAGTCCTTCATGCAGGTCTCCGAGGAGATCCGCGACATCTGCAACTGGCTGGAGGAGAGCGAGGAGTTCTGCGGACTAGCCTACCTGCCGTTCAACTCCACGCCCAGACTAGTCCAGATCCTGCACCAGAAAATCGAGGGGACCGCGATCATCGTAACCGAGTACCCCACTTTCTGGATCAGCAAGATGGAGGACTTGGGACGGCTGTCGAAGCTGAAGTGGGGCTTCCTGAGCGCCAACCAGGAGGCGGAGGACAAGGTGCGCGTTTTGGAGCTGTACGAGCTGAAGAAGCTGAAGCTGCTGTTCATCACGCCCTCGCTCTTCAAGTGCGAGGAGTACCACGAGTTCGAGTGCGACCTGCTGCTGATGGGCGACATGCACCTCTACCACAACCACAGCGCCTTCATCGCCAGGATCATCGCCAAGACCAACCCCAACCGCGTCCTGGGGCTGTACCACACGCTGATGTCGGACCACTACAAGGAGCACCTCACGCTCAACCACATGCACGAGGTCAACAAGCCCAGGAGCAGCAGCTTCAACTTCATCGTCCTCAGGACCTCCCTCGAGGACAAGTTCCGCAACATGATGACCTACATCGGCAAGAACGAGTTCAAGAAGATCCTCATCCTGGTCAACAAGCGCCAGGAGGCCTACTCGCTCAACAAGAAGCTACTGATGGAGTCGAAGACCTCGATCAACCTGTTCGACTACCTGAGCAGCTCGGAAATGAACAGCTTCATCGCCGAGGACATGCTCTCCAAACTGGAGAGGgacaaggaggaggagaagatcTTCGAGCTGATCAAGCGCATCAACGGCTGCGAAATCACCATCGCCAAGAACACCGATTTCCTGAGGTTCTGCAACTTCGACATCGCGGTCTACTTCTCCTTCACCGACGTCGTCAAGTTCATCGAGTCCTCCTTCACCACGAGGGAGAAACTGCTGCTGTTCGAGGAAAACGACTACCACAGCTACCGCAACCTGATCACTGCGGACCTGGTGACGCTGGACAACCTGCAGAAGATCGTCATGCGCATGGTGGAGAAGACCATCAGGAAGGAGGAGCAGAGCAGGAAGCGCTACTACTCGGACTACATCGACGACAAACTGCTGGACTGCTACACCATCAGCAAGCAGTACGCCGAGAAGGACGAGGAGAAGGTCATCCGCATCAACACCTTCTGCAGGAAGCACGAAATCTCCAACAAACTCTTCTCCAGGATCATCGACTCCCTCGAGAGGAACGCAGTCCTCGCCATCAACTACCGCACCATCTACGAAATAGAAATAGACATGGACTCCGTCTCCAGACTCAAAAAGCAACTGCCCATGATCGAGGAGATAAGGAGGAAGGTGAACCTGCTCAACGTCTCCACCACGCTCCAGAAGACCATCAGGAACATCCTGGAGGAGCTCAAGAGAGAGGGCATCAAGTATAAGATCACCGAAGAGGCTCTGCAGATCAAGATACTCAAGAACTACGAGGACATCGACTGGATGACAGTCAACGAGACGGTGAACAGGCCAGTGGTGGCAGAGGCTCTCAACTTGGACAAATCCTTCGAGACCTTCAAGGACTGCGCCTACAGCAGCATCGAGCTGACCAGGCGAGAGAAGGCTCTCCAGAAGAAGGAAGTGATGCTGAACTTCTTCTCGGAGGGCGGCAAGGACAGCAGCGCCACCCTCATGGACAGCTACCACAAGAGCAACCTCCTCACCTCGGAAATCGAAGAGTGGATCCGCCACAGCGAGGAAATCAGCATCAACGAGCACGACCTGGTCCTGCTGCTGCAGGGCGTCGAGAAGGGCAGGGTCAGCAGGCACAAGGACGACCCCATCTACGGACGCTACCGCAGACTCAAGTACGAGGAGCTGATGTAGGCCATCACCAAGATCTACTCCAGCAAGAAGCTCAAACTCTAGTGATAATTCATCAACCTGCATATACTTCCAGCGGTTTCATGTATCTAGGCAAAGATATGGATGTATGTGATGTTATAGATGTCAATGATCGATCATTCGTAGATCCAGTTGTGGGAGTGGTGGGTCCACTCGGCCAGTTCCTTTCCGAACCAGAGGCTGATTTCCTTCTCGGCGTTGACGACGGAGTCGGATCCGTGGCAGATGTTCCTGCCGGTGATGATGCAGAAATCACCTCTGATGGTTCCGGGGTTGGATTGGAGGGGGTTGGTGGCGCCGAGGAGGAGTCTGCCAGTGGCAACCACGCCTTTTCCCTCCCAGACCATACCGACGACGGGGCCGGAAAGCATGTAGGTGATAAGAGCCTGGAAGAAAGGTCTGTCGTTGAGGTCCTTGTAGTGCTCCTCAAGCAGTTCCCTGGTTGGGGTGATGAGCTTGAGAGCTCTGAGGTAGTATCCCTTCTGCTCAAACCTGGCGATGATGGCGCCGACAAGTCCTCTCTGGACACCGTCGGGCTTGACCATGATGTAGGTTCTCTCGTTGTTGGACATTGTTGAATGATATTATAAATCTTATCAACTGCCCAAATTAATACCAAAACagttgaaaataaaattaaatccCAAAACCCACCCAACACACCCCGCCATTAGGATAACAACCAATAAAATAAATCCAACCTCTTCTCTAATGCCAAAAAAGCAACTATTTGGAAGGTGGCTGCTGGTATTCTCCGCACTGTTGTGCCGGTTGGGAATGATGATGAATATGTAATCACTTTTTGGACTGGAAGGTGGAGTATCCCTTCATGATGTTTTCGAGGTGCTTGTCGACGAAGCTGTAGAGTCTGGAGAGGTAGTCCTCGTAGTAGATGACCTTGGCCTCGGGGTCCTTGTTGGTGGCGAACTCCACGAAGTCCTGTGTCTACTTCTGGCCGAACTAGATGCCCGAAGTCTCCAGGTGCCTCTTCATCTCCTCGATCTCGATGTAGCCCTTGTTCTCGGGGTCCAGCAGCCGGAAGGCAGCCAGCACCGTCTCAGGCTCGTCCGGCTCGAACTCCTGCTCCTTCAGAACTGAGTTTTTCTATTACTACCTCTGAGCATGTAGGGCTCGAACTTGGAGTATTTGATGGATTCGAGCGGCTCGTCTTCCTCGATCTAAATGATGAGAGAGGGACTTCGGGGAGGATGGCGTCTCTGACCTGGGCCTCGGAGGGGAACTGTCCGAGGTAGCGCATGACGTAGGGGACTTCCTTCTTTTCgatgaagttcttcttcttgtcgTAGAAGAGCGAGAAGCCCTCGCTGATCTTGGTCTTGAGGTATTCCTCGCGCCTGGCCTTCTCAGTCATCGACAGGTTGTTATCCCACAGCATAGTTATACAAATTAAATATAGAAATAGAACTTCCCTTACACTTAACCCACACCAGCAACCATCCGCTCGACGGAACAGAGGGACAGAGTAATAAATAATCAGAGAGACAGGCCTTCGCCTCATGACATGAGCTCCATGATCTTCGCGTTTCCCATGAGCTTGCTCGAAAACTCAGGCCCGAACCGCCGCTGGCAGACCGTGATCAGCTCCTTTATGCGGTTGCCGCAGTTCAAGGTTAGCTAGGAGTTCTTCTCGGAGCAGATCTTGGTGAGGGACTTAATGATGATGCCCTGACTGTTGCTGCTCACCGTGGTCTCAGTGTTCTGGCTGCTGCTGTTGCGGTCCAAGGGAATCTAGCGGATGGATCGTCCCTATGTCTACCTCTGCTACGAATCCTTCAGCAGCATGATGAGCTGGCTGAGTATTTCTGGCTTTGACTTTGCAGTCCCCACCAGCAGCTTAAGGTACTCACGCACCAGCTTGTTTACGTCGTACTTTGCGTAAATCTTCCCCAGCATCTTGTTGGCGATCGCGATCAGTTCTCCACGCCTGGTCTCGAACACAGCCACTGTGCGTTCCAAGAGAGCAGGCAGGCAATCCTCGACTGCCGCCGGGAACACGTCGAGCGATTTCTGGAGGAGGGTGAGGGAGTTGATGAGCAGGCCTGGGTTCTTGTCGTCGATGTGGTCGATGGCGACGGCGAAGTACTTCTTGATGTTCTGGTTGGCCTCGAACTCCTGCGGGTACTCGAAGGCGAGGTGGAAGATGTCGTTGAGCAGCTTGATGCGGTCCTTCCAGTTCTTCTTGAGCGTGTAGGCCTTGTCCAAGTCCTAGAACTTGTTGTAGTGGGAGGCGAAGTATTTGCTCGTCATTATCTTCCCCAGAATTATCTTCTAGAACTAGTGGTTTTCTATCTCGATCCACAGGTTGTTCTCGCCCTTCTGGTTGAGGTTCTTCAGAAGCTTGTCGATGCGCTACAGCTCCTCCTTGGGCAGCTCCACCACATCGTTCTTCCAGTCCTTGTAGCTCTCCAGGATAACCTTGACCAGCCTCTTGCACTCGGCTCGCAAGTTGAACTGCGGCTCTTCGCTCAGCTCGGTCAGGACGCTCCAGATCCACTAGAACTCCTTCCTGTAGATCTTTTCCGAGCGGATCATGCCCTCCACGAAGAGCAGGAAGGTGAGCTTGATGTCGTTGGAACGAGAGTCCTTGACCGAGTTGAGGGCGGCCATGATCTTGGGCAGGCACAGCACTTCGACCGAGGTGGATATGCACTTCCGGATTTCGTCCTGCATGAACTCGGAGGTGGTGATGGACTTCTTGATGACGGTGAGGACGATGCTCTCCGTGCAGCCGAACAGCCTGCGCGTGAACTTCCGCATCATCTCGTTGAGGCACATGAGGGCCAGCTTGGTGACCCCCGAGCGCAGGTTGCCGATGCACTGCAGCAGCTCTCCGACCAGGAAGGCCAGCGACTCGTCGGTCAGCAGCTAGGAGTGGAACTCAACGATCGACCGTATCTTGTTGATGGAGTCGAACTGGATGCTCCAGTTGCCGTCCTTTATGTCCACGAGGGCTCGCTCCAGCTACCTCTGCGGGTTGTCGAGCGGGCGCAGGCCTTCGCGCTCGATGTAGGTGATGTTGCGCTCCCCCATCGACCGCTTCACTGGCGATTCGTTGGCCTCGTACTTGGACGTGCTCGAGTTCTTCGCCTTTTTGAGCTCGGGCAACCGCTAAAGCGACGTCTTCTCGTCCTTGCTCCTCCTGTCCTTCTTCGCCTTGAAGTTTATCTCGATCTGAGAGTTGCGAACGCGACGCTACCGACTGTACTGGATGAGCTGGCGAGGCTTGTACTTCTCCTCGCTGACGTTTTCGAACTTCTCCTTCTCCTCGCTCTTCTCCAGCCTCGACAGCTTCTCAGGCTCAGCAGTGACCAGCCTCTGCTTCCTTTACTTTCTGTGCGCGATGGGAGAGAGCGGTTCAAGAGTCTGCGGGTCTGCCTCGTCGGAGAGTGAGCCGATGGAGTTGTTGGTCTTGCCCATTTTCCTGACGATTTTGCTGTAGGGGTCTGCTGAGAAGATCTGGAGCAGTTCCTCCTTGTTCTTGTCGTCCTTGCCCTGGCGTTCGATGATGAGGAGGATGCAGTCGATGAGTTTGCGCTTGAGGGTGCTGTTGGGGTCGTTCATCTCGCAGTCGAAGACCTCGAAGGTGCGTTCGGTGGGGTAGTAGAACTCGGGGGAGGTCTTGTAGGCGTGGGCGAGCAGGTCGATGAGGATCTCCTTGACTTTGGAGTTCTTGGTGAGGGCGAAGCGCTCCACGAAGTTGCGCACCCACACCTCGGTGTGGTTCTTGATGTACTGGCGGACCAGCTTGTCCAGGTTCTTGCGCACGATGAAGCGCTTGTTGCCGATGCCGTTGACGATGCAGGGCACCAGCACCACGTAGTATTCCTTCTTCTTGCCGTCCTCAGAGTTGAAAATCACCTCCACGATCTTCTTGGAGATGCTGAAGAGCTTGATGCTCTCGTCGACCAGGCACTTCTCCAGGAAGGGCGCGAACGACTCGATTTCGTTGAACTCCCAGCTCTGGTTCTTCTCCAGCTTCTTGAGGAACTCCTCGGCGAAGGAGACCTCGTTGAAGATCTTGAGCTGCACCTCGGGGATGCGCTCCATCTTGTCCAGCTGCATGTCCGCGGGGGACTCCTTCAGCGTCTTGAGCTCTGCGGTTTCCTGGATGCTGATGAACTTGGGACTGGGCGTGTTGTTGTCGTGCTCGTTCTCGTTGTTCTCGACCACGTTGTCGAGCTCTGACTTGCTGCTCTTGAAGAGGATGTCCAGGATGAAGGCCAGCTCCTCGTTCTCGTAGCGCAGCTGCAGCAGCTCGGACTCGGCCTGGCTGCTCAGCTGCTGGATCGAGGCCTCCACGCCGGGCACGCGCATGACGAAGATGAG encodes:
- the LOC116245615 gene encoding nucleoside diphosphate kinase 1-like, whose product is MSNNERTYIMVKPDGVQRGLVGAIIARFEQKGYYLRALKLITPTRELLEEHYKDLNDRPFFQALITYMLSGPVVGMVWEGKGVVATGRLLLGATNPLQSNPGTIRGDFCIITGRNICHGSDSVVNAEKEISLWFGKELAEWTHHSHNWIYE
- the LOC116245613 gene encoding uncharacterized protein LOC116245613, with translation MTEKARREEYLKTKISEGFSLFYDKKKNFIEKKEVPYVMRYLGQFPSEAQEQEFEPDEPETVLAAFRLLDPENKGYIEIEEMKRHLETSGI